A genomic window from Candidatus Obscuribacter sp. includes:
- a CDS encoding MFS transporter, giving the protein MSQLGVKDSPYAALKLPDFRKLLLGRLFVTLAVQIQGLAVGWQVYELTKSPLVLGCIGLSEALPSLGVALYAGHIADVHDRTKIALIAVFGLFLSMIGLTLGSQFMSGTPLVVLIFSVIAFSGIARGFYGPAVFGIASDVVPRPLLANSAAWNSTSWQGSAMLGPVLGGFLYVGIGGAWTYGIATALLTLSLGIFLTLKNKSQRIINRDVSVIANIKEGLQFVFSNQIILGAMALDLFAVLFGGAVALLPVFSAEIFHYGPQALGFLRAAPPLGAMLTAGILAHLPIKSHAGRIFMSCVAGFGLCIIGFGLSKNYFVSLFFLTLSGMLDCVGVCIRGTIYQLLTPDDMKGRVASVNSMFIGSSNEIGEFESGVAARFMGLVPSVVFGGTMTLLVVLFTAFKAPKLRDLHLQNLYLKETK; this is encoded by the coding sequence ATGTCTCAGTTAGGAGTCAAAGACAGCCCCTATGCGGCTCTAAAATTGCCCGACTTTCGCAAGCTTTTGCTCGGGCGGTTGTTTGTCACCCTGGCTGTGCAGATACAGGGTCTGGCGGTGGGCTGGCAAGTCTATGAGCTGACCAAAAGCCCTCTGGTTTTGGGCTGTATCGGTCTGTCCGAAGCCCTGCCCTCGCTGGGTGTAGCCCTCTATGCTGGACATATAGCTGATGTGCATGACCGCACTAAAATTGCTCTAATTGCCGTTTTTGGCTTGTTTTTGAGCATGATTGGCTTGACTCTGGGTAGCCAGTTTATGTCTGGCACTCCGCTTGTGGTTTTGATTTTTTCTGTCATTGCCTTTTCGGGCATTGCCCGTGGCTTTTATGGACCGGCAGTATTTGGTATCGCTTCTGACGTGGTACCAAGACCTTTGCTGGCCAACTCAGCAGCCTGGAACAGCACAAGCTGGCAGGGATCTGCCATGCTCGGACCTGTACTGGGGGGCTTTTTGTATGTGGGCATTGGCGGGGCCTGGACCTATGGCATTGCAACAGCTCTTTTGACACTGTCTCTGGGCATTTTTTTGACACTAAAAAATAAAAGTCAAAGGATAATCAATCGCGATGTCAGTGTCATCGCCAATATCAAAGAAGGCTTGCAGTTTGTCTTTAGCAATCAGATTATCTTAGGAGCAATGGCGCTCGATCTTTTTGCTGTGCTCTTTGGCGGTGCTGTGGCGCTTCTGCCGGTATTCAGTGCTGAAATTTTTCATTATGGACCGCAAGCTCTGGGCTTTTTGCGCGCTGCTCCGCCGCTTGGTGCCATGCTTACTGCTGGCATCCTGGCCCATTTACCAATCAAGAGTCATGCCGGTCGTATATTTATGAGTTGTGTGGCTGGTTTTGGCCTGTGTATTATTGGTTTTGGCCTCTCCAAAAACTATTTTGTCTCACTCTTTTTCTTGACCCTGAGTGGCATGCTGGACTGTGTCGGTGTGTGCATTCGCGGCACTATATATCAGCTTTTGACGCCTGATGATATGAAGGGGCGTGTGGCATCAGTCAATAGTATGTTTATTGGCTCATCCAACGAAATCGGCGAGTTTGAATCAGGTGTAGCGGCTCGCTTTATGGGGCTAGTGCCCTCTGTTGTTTTTGGCGGTACGATGACTCTACTGGTGGTGCTATTTACAGCGTTTAAAGCACCCAAGCTGCGCGACTTGCATCTCCAAAATCTTTATCTCAAAGAGACTAAATGA
- a CDS encoding alpha/beta fold hydrolase: MVKRYAQRPSQRLASLLMVSSMVAVSFASFAGVAGAAPTKTVTKTVTRSKVSRPVWLSKISVPMRSWVPVERPKEVLLCVHGLGFSSLSFTDFGHDMAGRGYAVYAMDVRGFGQWMKRKEGDTVDFEACLNDVEASLKKLRAAYPGVPVFLVGESMGGAIALAATSRYPALVDGLVSAVPSSDRFGKVRGEVVVGAHYLEDRDREIDISPTVVARSTSDKTMQREMKANPTNRMKISPRELKAFEDFMKGNNDAAALIEKQPVLMMAGFKDKLVKPEGTIELFNALTTQDKLLMVVGDGEHLLLEENQMTSQMAQLLDDWIRTEGASLRRR, from the coding sequence ATGGTCAAGCGTTATGCTCAAAGGCCGAGTCAAAGGCTTGCTAGCCTTTTGATGGTGTCGTCTATGGTGGCAGTGTCTTTTGCCTCTTTTGCTGGAGTGGCTGGTGCTGCTCCCACAAAAACTGTGACAAAAACAGTGACTCGCAGCAAGGTTTCGAGACCAGTGTGGCTGTCTAAAATAAGTGTGCCAATGCGCTCCTGGGTGCCGGTGGAGAGACCCAAAGAAGTTTTGCTTTGTGTCCACGGTCTGGGCTTTAGCAGTCTATCCTTTACTGATTTTGGGCATGACATGGCCGGTCGTGGCTATGCTGTCTACGCCATGGACGTGCGCGGTTTTGGTCAGTGGATGAAGCGCAAAGAAGGCGATACCGTTGACTTTGAAGCTTGTCTCAATGACGTTGAGGCTTCGCTCAAAAAATTGCGTGCCGCTTATCCTGGTGTGCCAGTATTTCTTGTGGGTGAGTCCATGGGCGGGGCGATTGCCCTGGCAGCTACTAGTCGCTATCCTGCCCTTGTCGATGGTCTGGTCTCAGCAGTGCCATCCTCTGACCGCTTTGGCAAGGTGCGCGGTGAAGTTGTCGTAGGTGCTCACTATCTCGAGGACAGAGACAGAGAGATTGATATTTCGCCAACAGTTGTGGCTCGCTCCACCTCTGACAAGACTATGCAGCGCGAGATGAAGGCCAATCCCACTAATCGCATGAAAATCTCTCCGCGCGAACTCAAAGCCTTTGAAGACTTTATGAAGGGCAACAACGATGCCGCTGCTCTCATCGAAAAGCAACCAGTGCTGATGATGGCAGGCTTTAAAGATAAGCTGGTCAAACCAGAAGGCACAATTGAATTGTTTAACGCTCTGACCACCCAGGACAAGTTGCTCATGGTAGTTGGAGACGGAGAGCATCTCCTGTTAGAAGAAAATCAGATGACCTCGCAGATGGCTCAATTGCTGGATGACTGGATCCGCACTGAAGGTGCCAGCCTCAGACGCAGATAA
- a CDS encoding ATP-dependent Clp protease proteolytic subunit has product MKKKHNPEKGEHEAKAAEAENATTNRNVYVFGRLENEVALPVIRRLLKLNERDKKAPINMYINSSGGNGYNADCIIALMHSIEAPVNTICLGHALSGACEILASGTGERSAYEFATLMFHQTLWEAEGDITNLEIQAVQGRRFREAQIEVLHRCTAQPKDKLRKDIERDFYVSAREALEYNLIDSLIEHKGTTAGNKNHAGKKPESAKVKSVKAAAQKPHAKK; this is encoded by the coding sequence ATGAAGAAAAAGCACAATCCGGAAAAAGGTGAGCACGAAGCCAAGGCTGCCGAAGCCGAAAACGCTACGACAAACCGTAACGTCTATGTCTTTGGCCGACTTGAAAACGAAGTAGCTCTGCCGGTAATCCGCAGACTGCTAAAGCTCAACGAGCGCGATAAAAAAGCTCCGATCAATATGTATATCAATAGCTCTGGTGGCAACGGCTACAACGCCGACTGCATCATTGCGCTGATGCACAGTATCGAAGCTCCAGTCAACACAATTTGTCTGGGTCACGCGCTCTCCGGTGCCTGCGAAATTTTGGCATCCGGTACTGGTGAAAGATCAGCGTACGAATTCGCGACATTGATGTTTCACCAGACTCTATGGGAAGCCGAAGGCGACATCACCAATCTGGAAATACAAGCAGTGCAAGGACGTAGATTTCGCGAAGCGCAAATCGAAGTCTTGCACCGCTGTACAGCCCAGCCTAAAGACAAATTGCGCAAAGATATTGAGCGCGATTTTTATGTCTCCGCCAGAGAAGCTCTTGAGTACAACCTCATTGACAGCTTGATCGAGCACAAAGGCACAACCGCTGGTAACAAAAACCATGCTGGCAAAAAGCCCGAAAGCGCTAAGGTCAAATCAGTCAAAGCGGCTGCACAAAAACCCCACGCCAAGAAATAA
- a CDS encoding response regulator transcription factor — protein sequence MAKILLIEDDRAIALAICDALDSANHTVEHVTDGSEGADRLRLYQYDLAIIDWQLPAVSGIDIISAERKRGSRLPILMLTGKGSIDERVTGLDSGADDYLAKPFNLNELLARIRSLLRRPQNETSPYLGTKYMQLDMSTLTAQIAGTKVSLLPREANLLAYLLQHKSRTFTVYDLLHALWQDETSASEDAVRQCVTRLRKKLAVPGAPETVKTVRGMGYLIED from the coding sequence ATGGCAAAAATCCTCCTCATCGAAGACGACCGGGCAATCGCCCTGGCCATTTGCGACGCTCTCGATAGCGCCAATCACACTGTGGAGCATGTCACAGACGGCAGCGAAGGAGCCGATAGACTGAGGCTCTATCAATACGACCTGGCGATTATTGACTGGCAGTTGCCGGCAGTTAGCGGCATCGATATTATCTCAGCCGAGCGTAAGCGGGGCAGCCGCCTGCCGATTCTGATGCTGACAGGCAAAGGCAGTATCGATGAGCGTGTCACTGGTCTGGATAGCGGTGCCGATGACTATTTAGCCAAACCCTTTAATCTCAATGAGCTTTTGGCGCGCATCCGCTCTCTGCTCAGACGCCCGCAAAACGAGACAAGCCCCTACCTGGGCACAAAATATATGCAGCTGGATATGAGCACACTAACTGCCCAAATAGCCGGAACAAAGGTCAGCCTCCTGCCCCGGGAGGCTAATCTACTGGCATATCTGCTGCAACACAAAAGTCGCACTTTTACTGTATACGACCTATTGCATGCGCTCTGGCAAGATGAGACATCGGCATCAGAAGACGCAGTAAGACAGTGTGTCACCCGTTTGCGCAAAAAGTTAGCAGTCCCGGGCGCTCCGGAGACAGTAAAAACAGTGCGTGGCATGGGCTATCTAATCGAGGACTAA
- a CDS encoding phosphodiester glycosidase family protein produces MDKVQLPLKEGFIIKSVKNKFVAILALATWVGLSIMPAFAEDDVVVDTALLHSVASLPPRAKITLKGLPAEFGAYRFNYKGARCVLIVIAERSKYVLAPAIIDKTAPTSTIARANKAVVAVNGGYFNLSDGESASYMVLGSKEVLNPRLNKALTSNPKLAPFLPQIFNRSELRVYQDKAGQRQYAIERHQNAVPAGLKLLHALQGGPRLLPELTSVDEAFVRTEADGKQVDSIGVNRTAARTAIALTASGDKLIISCAGKGQDEFSSGLTLPDLAALLKSLGAMDALNFDGGTSTTLVVKNGELDYKMLIGRQPETRVRSILIVGKR; encoded by the coding sequence ATGGATAAAGTACAATTGCCCTTAAAAGAGGGTTTTATTATCAAGTCCGTTAAAAACAAATTTGTTGCTATTTTGGCTCTTGCTACATGGGTGGGTCTCAGTATCATGCCAGCTTTTGCCGAGGATGATGTGGTAGTCGACACAGCGCTTTTGCATAGTGTTGCCAGTTTGCCACCGCGCGCCAAAATAACACTAAAAGGTCTGCCTGCCGAATTTGGGGCCTATAGATTTAATTACAAAGGAGCGCGCTGTGTCCTGATTGTTATTGCCGAGCGCTCCAAGTATGTGCTTGCCCCAGCCATCATCGATAAGACTGCGCCAACATCAACTATTGCCCGCGCCAATAAGGCGGTTGTGGCGGTCAATGGTGGCTATTTTAACTTGTCAGATGGCGAGAGTGCCAGTTATATGGTGCTGGGCTCAAAAGAGGTATTAAATCCACGCCTCAATAAGGCACTGACCTCAAATCCAAAGCTTGCGCCATTTTTGCCTCAGATTTTTAACCGCTCCGAGCTACGTGTCTATCAGGACAAGGCTGGACAGAGGCAGTATGCTATCGAGCGCCATCAAAATGCTGTACCGGCTGGTCTCAAGCTTTTACATGCTCTGCAGGGTGGACCGCGTCTTTTGCCTGAGTTGACTAGTGTTGATGAGGCTTTTGTCCGTACCGAGGCTGATGGCAAGCAGGTAGATAGTATTGGTGTAAATCGCACGGCCGCACGTACGGCAATTGCCCTGACTGCTAGTGGAGACAAGTTGATAATTAGCTGTGCTGGTAAAGGTCAGGACGAATTTAGCAGCGGTTTGACTCTGCCCGATTTGGCCGCCTTGCTCAAGAGCCTGGGCGCGATGGATGCTCTTAATTTTGACGGCGGTACATCCACCACTCTTGTGGTCAAAAATGGGGAGCTTGACTATAAGATGCTTATTGGGCGCCAGCCTGAGACCCGTGTGCGCTCTATCTTAATTGTTGGTAAGCGCTAG
- a CDS encoding HAD hydrolase-like protein, whose product MQYINSNQGRILPASRTITNNLLLLDLDNTLTDTRSWFASFILHSLEHLAHAFDVPQATVNGIYAEVASATTLHEYAFVVETIAARLKAHSKLSFDAVSQLSAEFWHRFDGEHKKIQVYDGVHETLQGLRRTFANLDIVILTDSPEWVALDRLALTGLLPLVDGVVAIASEAPKLRLRGYRECLRSSKRRIDERQRRHDLSHLKVNMAIPATFAKPSSAGIELIASRLGCLSGQIVICGDKDTKEGHAAQNWRQRQAYSGSQMDIQFVKADYGNHDLFDERYQVLESHIPSLKTAKPYDATAKAPALVALSCFSDIVGAVEQVVSASSRVNVVA is encoded by the coding sequence ATGCAATACATCAATAGCAATCAAGGACGCATTTTGCCAGCATCGAGAACCATAACAAACAATCTATTGTTACTGGATCTGGATAATACACTTACTGATACAAGGAGCTGGTTTGCCAGCTTTATATTGCATTCATTAGAGCACTTGGCTCATGCCTTTGATGTGCCGCAAGCAACTGTCAATGGCATCTATGCCGAGGTGGCCAGTGCTACCACACTCCATGAATATGCATTTGTCGTAGAGACAATTGCTGCCAGACTCAAAGCGCACAGTAAGCTGTCCTTTGATGCAGTGAGCCAACTGAGCGCAGAATTTTGGCATAGATTTGATGGTGAGCACAAAAAGATTCAGGTCTATGATGGTGTTCATGAAACTCTCCAGGGACTGCGCCGCACTTTTGCTAACCTGGATATCGTTATTTTGACTGATTCACCGGAGTGGGTGGCCCTAGATAGACTGGCTCTGACTGGACTTTTGCCGCTTGTGGACGGTGTTGTGGCCATTGCATCGGAAGCTCCTAAATTGAGGTTGAGAGGTTACCGTGAGTGTTTGCGTAGCAGTAAAAGACGGATTGACGAGAGACAAAGACGCCATGATTTAAGTCATTTAAAAGTCAATATGGCCATACCTGCCACCTTTGCCAAGCCCAGCTCTGCTGGTATTGAGCTGATTGCATCGCGCCTGGGCTGTCTGTCTGGACAGATAGTAATATGCGGTGACAAAGATACAAAAGAAGGACACGCTGCACAAAACTGGCGTCAAAGACAGGCATATAGCGGCTCACAAATGGATATCCAGTTTGTCAAAGCCGACTACGGCAATCATGATCTCTTTGATGAGCGCTATCAAGTGCTCGAAAGCCATATCCCCAGCCTGAAGACTGCCAAGCCTTATGATGCCACAGCAAAGGCACCAGCCCTGGTTGCGCTTAGCTGCTTTAGCGATATTGTTGGCGCCGTAGAGCAGGTAGTTAGCGCAAGCTCTCGTGTCAATGTGGTAGCTTAG
- the atpC gene encoding ATP synthase F1 subunit epsilon, whose amino-acid sequence MANTINLKIITPERIVFESPVDQVTAVSRDGELTILPGHEPLVTTLAIDVMRFKRQGEEETAAIIGGIMEVSTSEVTIMSDMAELDVEIDETRAKQAKEKAEAEKIQKTDKMDVYVSEMALSRAMARLRAAELGKLRKRGNR is encoded by the coding sequence ATGGCTAACACAATCAATCTCAAGATTATTACTCCCGAAAGAATAGTCTTTGAAAGCCCGGTAGATCAGGTCACCGCTGTCTCAAGAGACGGCGAACTGACAATTTTGCCAGGCCACGAGCCACTCGTAACGACCCTGGCAATTGACGTCATGCGCTTTAAAAGACAGGGCGAAGAAGAAACTGCGGCAATCATCGGCGGTATCATGGAAGTAAGCACCAGCGAAGTAACAATCATGTCTGACATGGCTGAGCTGGATGTTGAAATCGACGAAACCAGAGCCAAACAAGCCAAAGAAAAAGCAGAAGCCGAGAAGATTCAAAAGACAGACAAAATGGATGTCTATGTATCCGAAATGGCGCTATCCAGAGCGATGGCTCGACTCAGAGCAGCCGAACTGGGCAAGCTGCGTAAGCGCGGCAATCGCTAA
- a CDS encoding serine/threonine protein kinase: MQNPTGKIEHKIGSRIGQSFTVTGLLGAGGMGNVYRATQDHIGREVAIKFLPVDIASNETAIKRLNLEARALGQLSHPGIVTTFDFGFTEDREPYLVLELVSGESLQQILEREGKMTALRAVPLFVQVAEAMSYAHGAFIVHRDLKPHNIMIGCRDEGEFAKVLDFGIVKLTSESQHLTRAGEIWGSPFYMSPEQCNGAQVDNRSDIYCLGAVMYRTLTGQVPHRGASFAETVARKLNEVPPPFSVVAPDIDALPELEAIVQKCLKRNPDERYKSMLELRSDLLKLFRSKLDREATMTYEKITAVVEQPQYAGKQEAAIDMSSTGMIAPNTTADPRISPVLPVAVPKPDKSLAVEQNKNSSTKSGSSKTSSSIASGNRRDITIIAVLAFVFCILVGGLGYGAYALYQHTSRPALDAASPVVNPTVTRPAVPAALAPPHVNSIGIDNPGLPAAMPRSQPVAEPAKVPVVETVDIYTSPEHQRRRHAVKQPVKSPVAPVPLPAVETADRPVDSRAALKKRLNAAARQAARQPRKTFKEVKQVFKNVTDTFRSKRSLSDDPNRFYRDFSGH, translated from the coding sequence ATGCAAAATCCCACAGGCAAAATAGAACATAAAATTGGCAGTCGCATCGGACAATCGTTTACGGTGACTGGCTTGCTTGGTGCTGGTGGCATGGGCAATGTTTACCGTGCTACGCAGGATCATATCGGGCGTGAAGTCGCTATTAAGTTTTTGCCTGTAGATATCGCCAGTAACGAGACAGCCATCAAAAGACTTAACCTGGAAGCCCGAGCACTCGGTCAGCTGTCGCATCCGGGCATAGTTACTACTTTTGATTTTGGCTTTACCGAGGACCGTGAGCCGTATCTGGTTTTGGAGCTAGTCTCCGGTGAGTCACTGCAACAAATCCTGGAACGTGAAGGTAAAATGACTGCACTGCGGGCGGTGCCACTTTTTGTTCAGGTGGCAGAGGCCATGAGTTATGCCCATGGTGCCTTTATCGTGCACCGTGATTTAAAGCCACACAACATCATGATCGGGTGTCGTGATGAAGGTGAATTTGCCAAGGTCCTTGACTTTGGTATAGTCAAGCTGACCTCCGAATCGCAGCATCTGACAAGAGCCGGCGAAATCTGGGGCTCGCCTTTTTATATGAGTCCAGAACAGTGCAATGGTGCTCAGGTCGATAACCGCTCTGATATTTACTGTTTGGGCGCTGTTATGTATCGTACACTGACAGGTCAAGTGCCTCACCGCGGTGCTAGTTTTGCCGAGACTGTGGCGCGTAAACTCAATGAAGTGCCACCACCTTTTAGTGTTGTGGCGCCAGATATTGATGCGCTGCCGGAGTTAGAAGCAATTGTGCAAAAGTGTCTCAAACGCAATCCTGATGAGCGCTATAAGTCAATGCTGGAGCTGCGCAGTGACTTGCTCAAGCTCTTTCGTAGCAAGCTTGATCGTGAAGCGACAATGACTTACGAGAAAATTACAGCTGTGGTGGAGCAGCCTCAATATGCTGGCAAACAGGAAGCCGCCATTGATATGTCTTCCACTGGCATGATTGCTCCAAATACTACAGCAGATCCTCGCATCAGTCCGGTTTTGCCTGTGGCTGTGCCCAAGCCTGATAAGTCCTTAGCGGTAGAGCAAAACAAAAATTCCAGTACAAAGTCTGGCAGTAGTAAAACTAGCAGCAGCATTGCCAGTGGTAATAGGCGCGATATTACTATCATTGCTGTATTGGCTTTTGTGTTTTGTATCCTGGTAGGGGGGTTGGGGTATGGGGCTTATGCCCTCTATCAACATACTAGTCGACCAGCGCTGGATGCGGCTTCTCCAGTGGTTAATCCAACTGTGACACGGCCAGCTGTGCCGGCGGCATTAGCGCCGCCGCACGTCAATAGTATCGGTATCGACAATCCCGGCTTACCTGCTGCTATGCCTCGCAGTCAGCCGGTTGCCGAGCCTGCCAAAGTACCGGTTGTCGAGACTGTCGATATATACACGAGTCCGGAGCACCAGCGGCGGCGGCACGCCGTCAAACAGCCAGTAAAGTCGCCAGTTGCTCCTGTGCCACTACCAGCAGTGGAGACTGCTGACCGCCCGGTTGATAGCCGTGCGGCCCTCAAGAAACGGCTCAATGCTGCCGCCAGACAAGCAGCCAGGCAGCCTCGTAAGACTTTTAAGGAGGTCAAGCAGGTCTTTAAAAATGTGACAGATACGTTTAGATCTAAGCGTTCTCTAAGCGACGATCCCAATCGCTTTTACCGTGATTTTTCGGGACACTAA
- a CDS encoding PAS domain S-box protein encodes MGLQPNLKFSQQILLFLSLPVVFQIVFVCLLTSNLAELVDCNKKEAAVTDVMMAANNFFANIASGAGSQILYKKTGDELDKKAFAGTLSAFSEEELRLRDMLQSRPSTARQVKPFEEMLLSLKEAFKKGIKALDSQDRIDEAVAFLQIRRSLNRADSLVHDLRRVLGEERQDIANRQKAVLERIYATIVAGLAFNLSMTVIFVLIFERKTARGFARLTDNIIALGAGRKLSGRVEGQYELAALDKVLHQVSDNLAEARLKEKSIVENADDMICSLDQSLRFVLTNPACSRVFKMGVDDLRGRSLLTLLRAKDADRAAQLFNRIIESEGKGSFELSLVGQEGNITETQWNVIWSAEKQNLFCVAHDISQRKHLERLRSDFVAMISHDLRSPLTSLQLTLNVLASSAGELSDKNISRIKRAEDSTGELVSMVNELLEVEKLESGVFELNLENIESIALVHRAIGLLADSAQAKELIMTVHTPGSKSAGLSPVIAVDKDRVVRVLTNLLANAIKFAPVGSKIKTTVFADGPSVYFEVTDQGPGIEPANLALVFERFRQVKDASGATSQGSGLGLAICKAVAEAHGGEVGVRSEVGKGSTFWLKLPAAGKGKSNASA; translated from the coding sequence ATGGGCTTGCAACCTAATCTCAAATTTTCTCAGCAGATTCTGCTTTTTCTCAGTCTGCCTGTGGTTTTTCAGATTGTTTTTGTTTGCTTGCTCACAAGCAATCTGGCTGAGCTTGTCGATTGCAATAAAAAAGAAGCGGCAGTTACCGATGTCATGATGGCGGCTAACAATTTTTTTGCCAATATTGCTTCTGGTGCGGGCAGCCAGATTTTATACAAAAAGACCGGCGATGAGCTCGATAAAAAAGCCTTTGCTGGCACTCTTAGCGCCTTTAGTGAGGAGGAGTTGCGGCTCAGGGACATGCTCCAGTCGAGGCCATCGACGGCGCGGCAAGTTAAACCCTTTGAGGAGATGCTGTTATCGCTCAAAGAAGCATTTAAAAAAGGCATAAAGGCTCTTGATAGTCAGGACCGTATTGATGAGGCTGTGGCTTTTTTGCAAATCAGGCGCTCGCTCAATCGGGCTGACAGTCTGGTGCATGATTTGCGCCGTGTATTGGGCGAAGAAAGACAAGACATTGCCAACCGCCAGAAGGCTGTTTTAGAGCGGATTTACGCCACTATTGTGGCGGGACTGGCTTTTAATCTTAGTATGACCGTTATATTTGTTTTGATTTTTGAGCGCAAAACTGCCCGCGGGTTTGCTCGGCTAACGGACAATATCATCGCCCTGGGAGCCGGCCGCAAGCTGTCCGGTCGGGTGGAAGGGCAATATGAGCTTGCCGCTCTAGATAAAGTGTTGCATCAAGTATCCGACAACCTGGCCGAAGCCCGTCTCAAAGAAAAATCTATAGTCGAGAATGCCGACGATATGATTTGTTCGCTTGATCAATCTTTGCGTTTTGTTTTGACTAATCCTGCTTGCAGTCGTGTATTTAAGATGGGCGTTGATGATTTAAGAGGACGCAGTCTGCTTACTCTATTGCGCGCAAAGGACGCTGATAGAGCCGCCCAGCTGTTTAATCGGATTATCGAGTCTGAGGGCAAAGGCTCATTTGAACTAAGTCTGGTGGGACAAGAAGGCAATATCACTGAAACTCAGTGGAATGTAATTTGGTCCGCTGAAAAACAAAATCTCTTTTGTGTGGCTCATGATATTTCTCAGCGCAAGCATCTGGAGCGCTTGCGCAGCGACTTTGTGGCGATGATATCCCATGACCTGCGCTCTCCTTTGACGTCACTGCAACTTACACTCAATGTGCTTGCTAGCAGTGCAGGCGAGCTATCTGATAAAAATATCAGTCGTATCAAAAGAGCAGAAGACAGCACCGGTGAGCTCGTTTCGATGGTCAATGAACTATTGGAAGTAGAAAAATTAGAGTCAGGTGTTTTTGAGCTTAACCTGGAAAATATCGAGTCCATAGCTCTGGTCCACCGTGCTATCGGTCTACTGGCCGATAGTGCCCAAGCTAAAGAGCTGATTATGACTGTGCATACACCCGGGTCTAAAAGTGCGGGATTGAGTCCAGTGATTGCTGTCGATAAAGACAGAGTCGTAAGAGTCCTCACCAATTTGCTTGCCAATGCCATTAAGTTTGCTCCCGTAGGCAGCAAAATCAAGACAACAGTCTTTGCCGATGGTCCGTCGGTGTATTTTGAAGTGACCGACCAGGGACCTGGAATTGAGCCCGCTAATCTAGCTTTGGTTTTTGAGAGATTTCGTCAGGTCAAGGACGCCAGTGGTGCTACCAGTCAGGGCTCTGGTCTGGGTCTGGCTATTTGCAAAGCTGTTGCCGAGGCCCATGGTGGAGAGGTCGGCGTCAGAAGCGAAGTCGGTAAAGGCAGTACATTTTGGCTAAAATTACCAGCTGCCGGTAAAGGTAAATCCAATGCTAGTGCCTAA
- a CDS encoding heme-dependent peroxidase, whose product MRHPNVPESLEGWWILHRLFMFDRLAWDKLPESERAEIVREAVKALEVLKGNADADAGLAQLIGHKADLMFTHYSRDFAGLAHAQIVVDKLRLSAYLKPASSYVSVLELGMYEATSKIHEKMSQSEFKTGSAEWNAAFDALVQEQGKSPHFGGRLWARIPQRRFVCFYPMDKKRGEEVNWYMLPYEDRARLMLDHGKIGRTYHGQVTQVISGSIGFDQYEWGVDLYADDPLVFKKLIYEMRFDEASAKYGHFGDFFSGVQFSLDQLEVYLNGTGVPALNQLQPA is encoded by the coding sequence ATGCGCCATCCTAACGTACCCGAATCGCTGGAAGGCTGGTGGATTCTCCACCGCTTATTTATGTTTGACCGCCTGGCGTGGGACAAACTGCCAGAGTCTGAGCGGGCTGAAATTGTGCGCGAGGCTGTCAAAGCCCTGGAAGTGCTCAAAGGTAATGCTGACGCTGATGCTGGCCTAGCTCAGCTTATTGGTCACAAGGCTGACCTGATGTTTACTCATTACAGTCGTGACTTTGCCGGTCTGGCACATGCTCAGATTGTTGTCGACAAGCTACGTCTATCGGCTTATCTAAAGCCTGCATCATCTTACGTATCGGTGCTTGAGCTGGGTATGTACGAAGCCACTTCCAAGATTCACGAAAAAATGAGTCAAAGTGAATTCAAGACCGGCTCTGCCGAGTGGAACGCCGCTTTTGATGCCCTGGTGCAAGAACAAGGCAAGAGTCCGCACTTTGGTGGTCGTCTCTGGGCCCGTATCCCTCAGCGCCGCTTTGTTTGCTTTTATCCCATGGATAAAAAGCGCGGTGAAGAAGTTAACTGGTATATGTTGCCCTACGAAGACCGTGCTCGCTTGATGCTCGATCATGGCAAAATTGGCCGTACCTATCATGGTCAAGTTACCCAGGTCATTTCTGGATCAATTGGCTTTGATCAGTATGAGTGGGGCGTCGATCTCTATGCTGATGACCCGCTGGTCTTCAAAAAGCTCATCTACGAAATGCGTTTTGACGAAGCCAGTGCCAAGTATGGACATTTTGGCGACTTCTTCTCTGGTGTGCAATTCTCACTAGATCAGCTTGAAGTCTATCTCAATGGCACCGGTGTGCCAGCGCTCAATCAGCTGCAACCAGCCTGA